In Turicibacter sanguinis, a genomic segment contains:
- the mreD gene encoding rod shape-determining protein MreD: protein MVRVIVLFITCFVMDNLLVSFLPIQPMFGSYSAIPNVFLMCLCFFTFYDRGNKALVFAIIFGILYDICYADLFGIYTCLFPIITFLLQRFVSNSMPVNILSMLALFSIVIVIEEWAVYFLVNTMMVTNVSGYAFVKLILFPTLLFNSLVVLVLYPILKSQFGRYQKQLEHM from the coding sequence ATGGTTAGAGTCATTGTTTTATTTATTACCTGCTTTGTTATGGATAATTTGTTAGTTAGTTTTTTACCAATTCAACCGATGTTTGGTTCTTATAGTGCAATTCCTAATGTGTTTTTAATGTGTTTATGCTTCTTTACGTTTTATGATCGTGGAAATAAGGCATTAGTATTTGCGATTATTTTCGGTATTTTATATGATATTTGTTATGCGGATTTGTTTGGAATCTATACGTGTTTGTTCCCGATTATTACGTTCTTACTTCAACGCTTTGTTTCAAATAGTATGCCAGTCAATATTTTATCGATGCTTGCTTTATTCTCAATTGTCATTGTGATTGAAGAATGGGCGGTTTATTTTTTAGTTAATACGATGATGGTAACGAATGTTAGTGGTTATGCCTTCGTAAAATTAATTTTATTTCCAACCTTATTATTTAACTCACTTGTTGTTTTAGTCTTGTATCCCATTTTGAAAAGTCAGTTTGGAAGATATCAAAAACAACTTGAACATATGTAA
- a CDS encoding GNAT family N-acetyltransferase, whose translation MVKHVGTCELETKRLILRKFKRDDAVMVFNNWASDGEVTRYVAWPIHHHIGETTKVLIGWEMAYQHLTTYQWAIVLKETQDVIGSISLFNIVNLHQKEGAVCEFGYCLSRKYWNQGITTEASCAILAFAFEVVGFTRVKARHDVLNVASGRVMQKLGMTYDRLLKNACQNSRRQWIDCKVYQIQKEEFFKSFQSNIKGGM comes from the coding sequence ATGGTCAAGCATGTAGGAACGTGTGAGTTAGAAACGAAACGGCTGATTTTAAGAAAATTCAAACGGGATGATGCAGTAATGGTTTTTAATAATTGGGCAAGTGATGGGGAAGTGACACGCTATGTGGCTTGGCCTATACATCATCATATCGGGGAAACTACTAAAGTATTGATAGGATGGGAGATGGCTTATCAACATCTAACGACTTATCAATGGGCAATAGTTTTAAAAGAAACACAGGATGTGATTGGGTCGATTTCTTTATTTAATATAGTCAACTTACATCAAAAAGAAGGGGCTGTTTGTGAGTTTGGTTATTGTTTAAGTCGAAAGTATTGGAATCAAGGAATTACGACGGAGGCCTCTTGTGCGATTTTAGCTTTTGCTTTTGAAGTAGTCGGGTTTACGAGAGTGAAGGCTCGTCACGATGTGTTAAATGTGGCATCAGGCCGCGTGATGCAAAAGCTTGGTATGACATATGATCGTTTGTTGAAAAACGCCTGTCAAAATAGTAGACGACAATGGATTGATTGTAAGGTTTATCAAATTCAGAAAGAGGAGTTTTTTAAGTCCTTTCAATCAAATATAAAAGGTGGAATGTAA
- the mreC gene encoding rod shape-determining protein MreC yields MKGVNHLKVFGIIVLIFMTLITVGYTMHNETLNPLPERVIKDGMSVVQTGYTGIVEGFKRFVTNVNDLFHTYEENKLLKQQLYNYESLNVYTNQLEEQLASLEETLETGLSLTSYDTINATTVMRNVDQWHDFMVINKGKKDGIETDMAVLSKEGFLIGKVITVNEVSSKVKLIKNQDFGSKVSALIDGKENSIGTVEGYDYMNDELVMTQVSKDVLVEPGDVVITSGLGGVYPRALLIGYVDRAEVSKDGLTQTLYLKGEKNYNNMDYVIVVKREAVVPNNG; encoded by the coding sequence ATGAAGGGTGTTAACCATTTAAAAGTTTTTGGAATTATCGTTTTAATTTTTATGACCTTAATCACGGTGGGGTATACGATGCATAATGAAACGCTTAATCCACTTCCTGAACGTGTGATTAAAGATGGAATGTCAGTGGTTCAGACTGGGTATACAGGGATTGTGGAAGGCTTTAAGCGGTTTGTGACGAATGTGAATGATTTATTTCATACGTATGAGGAAAATAAGTTATTAAAACAGCAGCTTTATAATTATGAGTCTTTAAACGTTTATACGAATCAGTTAGAAGAGCAGTTGGCTTCTTTAGAGGAAACATTAGAGACAGGGTTGTCACTGACCAGCTATGATACGATTAATGCCACAACCGTGATGCGGAATGTTGATCAATGGCATGACTTTATGGTGATTAATAAAGGGAAAAAAGATGGAATTGAGACGGATATGGCTGTTTTATCAAAAGAGGGGTTCTTAATCGGTAAAGTGATTACAGTCAACGAAGTTTCATCAAAAGTTAAATTAATTAAAAATCAAGATTTCGGTAGTAAGGTGTCAGCTTTAATTGATGGGAAAGAAAATTCAATCGGAACGGTTGAAGGTTATGATTACATGAATGATGAGTTAGTGATGACACAGGTTTCAAAAGATGTATTGGTAGAGCCTGGGGATGTGGTCATTACAAGTGGACTTGGAGGTGTTTATCCGCGTGCTTTATTAATTGGCTATGTGGATCGTGCTGAAGTTAGTAAAGATGGCTTGACACAGACGCTTTATTTAAAAGGGGAGAAAAACTATAATAATATGGATTATGTCATTGTTGTAAAACGTGAGGCGGTGGTTCCGAATAATGGTTAG
- the rplT gene encoding 50S ribosomal protein L20, producing MPRVKGGVVSRKRRKRVLKLAKGYFGSKHTLYKTANEQVMKSLQYSYRDRRQKKRDFRKLWITRINAAARMNGLSYSKLMHGLKLAGIEVNRKMLADLAVADAAAFTALAETAKAAMNK from the coding sequence ATGCCACGTGTAAAAGGTGGAGTTGTATCACGTAAACGTCGTAAACGCGTTTTAAAATTAGCAAAAGGTTACTTTGGATCAAAACACACATTATATAAAACTGCAAATGAACAAGTAATGAAATCATTACAATATTCATACCGTGACCGTCGTCAGAAAAAACGTGATTTCCGTAAATTATGGATCACTCGTATCAACGCTGCTGCTCGTATGAATGGATTATCATACAGCAAATTAATGCACGGATTAAAATTAGCTGGAATCGAAGTTAACCGTAAAATGTTAGCTGATTTAGCTGTAGCTGATGCTGCTGCATTCACAGCTTTAGCAGAAACTGCAAAAGCTGCAATGAATAAATAA
- a CDS encoding M42 family metallopeptidase: MTKLDQTLTFLKEITDANAVPGQERQAREVMKKYIGDSADKIYQDNIGSLIAEKVGEKDGPKILIAGHMDEVGFMVQRIDDNGFIKFVTLGGWWGQVMLAQQVTITTNSGKTYHGVIGSTPPHILTPEARQKPVDIKEMYIDLGVESKEEVEKLGIRPGDMITPYIEFRTMANDKYLLAKAWDNRIGCAVAVEVLNNLKGESHPNIVYGVGTVQEEVGCRGAVTTSQMINPSIVFALDVGLAGDVPGVTNQIQAKMGKGPIITLIDGGLVGHKGLRDFVVSVADELNIPYQFDITPGGATDAAKMHLAHDGAPAMSVGIASRYIHSHTSMIHRDDYENTVKLMTEVVRRLDQETVNKITFE, translated from the coding sequence ATGACTAAGTTAGATCAAACTCTAACGTTCTTAAAAGAAATTACAGATGCAAATGCTGTACCGGGTCAAGAACGTCAAGCACGTGAAGTGATGAAAAAATATATTGGTGACTCAGCAGATAAAATTTATCAAGATAATATCGGATCATTAATTGCTGAAAAAGTAGGGGAAAAAGATGGACCGAAAATCTTGATTGCAGGTCATATGGATGAAGTTGGATTTATGGTTCAACGTATTGATGATAATGGATTTATTAAATTCGTGACACTAGGTGGATGGTGGGGACAAGTGATGCTTGCACAACAAGTCACTATCACAACAAATAGTGGGAAAACGTATCATGGGGTTATTGGGTCAACACCACCTCATATTTTGACACCTGAGGCACGTCAAAAACCGGTTGATATTAAAGAAATGTATATTGACCTAGGTGTTGAGAGTAAAGAAGAGGTAGAAAAGCTTGGTATTCGACCAGGTGATATGATTACTCCTTATATTGAGTTCCGTACGATGGCGAATGATAAATACTTATTAGCTAAGGCATGGGATAATCGTATCGGTTGTGCCGTAGCTGTTGAAGTGTTAAATAATTTAAAAGGTGAATCTCATCCAAACATCGTCTACGGTGTGGGAACAGTTCAAGAAGAAGTTGGATGCCGTGGAGCAGTGACAACAAGCCAAATGATTAACCCATCCATCGTTTTCGCTTTAGATGTAGGACTAGCTGGAGATGTGCCAGGGGTTACGAATCAAATCCAAGCAAAAATGGGGAAAGGGCCAATCATTACTTTAATTGATGGTGGATTAGTTGGTCATAAAGGATTACGTGATTTTGTTGTGAGCGTAGCGGATGAATTAAATATTCCATATCAATTTGATATTACGCCAGGAGGAGCAACTGATGCAGCCAAAATGCATTTAGCACATGATGGGGCCCCTGCGATGTCAGTTGGAATTGCATCACGTTATATTCACTCACATACTTCAATGATTCATCGTGATGATTATGAAAATACAGTTAAATTAATGACAGAAGTTGTTCGTCGTTTAGATCAGGAAACTGTCAACAAAATTACATTTGAATAA
- a CDS encoding valine--tRNA ligase: protein MTKNLAPKYNHLDVEQGKYAFWYEQDCFKAEPQSNKPKYTIVIPPPNVTGKLHLGHAWDTSLQDIIIRMKRMQGYDALWLPGMDHAGIATQAKVDARLKEQGLSRYDIGREAFLEKAWEWKEEYAGFIRQQWEKMGLSLDYSRERFTLDEGLSKAVRRVFVQLYEKGLIYRGERIINWDPAARTALSDIEVIHKEIEGAFYHFKYMIEGTDEFLEVATTRPETMFGDVAVAVHPEDERYKHLLGKNVLIPGNAKPIPVIADEYVEMDFGTGAVKITPAHDPNDFEVGNRHNLARPICMNLDGSMNELAGKYNGMDRADARKQLVADLEAAGLVVKIEKHVHAVGHSERTDAVVEPYLSTQWFVKMEELAARSVTNQGTDNKVNFVPERFENTFLRWMENIHDWCISRQLWWGHQIPAWYHKETGEMYVGEEAPADIENWNQDEDVLDTWFSSALWPFTTLGWPDVECEDFKAYFPTDTLVTGYDIIFFWVSRMIFQSLEFTDERPFKNVLIHGLVRDAEGRKMSKSLGNGVDPMDVIEKYGADSLRYFLTTNSAPGQDLRYIEEKVESTWNFINKIWNASRFVIMNLEGMTVEDVCLQAATLNVADKWILGRLNETIEAINYNADKFEFGEVGRHLYNFIWEDFCNWYIEMAKLPLQGEDEEAKRSTRMVLTYVLESIVKLLHPFMPFVTEEIYQMITRENTACAVAAWPVVKPEFNDAKTMADFTLLMDIIRSVRNIRAEVDAPMSKKIRIFINAKSEEALVNLTANQAYLARFCNPSELVIEKDLTVSEETMTAVVTGADIFLPTEGLIDVSAEINRLTAELKKLEGEVKRGESKLANEKFVSKAPAHLVEEERNKLADYKEKFETVKERLAQLQK from the coding sequence ATGACTAAGAACTTAGCACCTAAGTATAATCATTTAGATGTTGAACAAGGTAAATATGCGTTCTGGTATGAACAAGATTGTTTTAAAGCAGAACCACAATCAAATAAACCAAAATATACAATCGTTATTCCGCCACCAAACGTGACAGGAAAATTACACTTAGGACATGCTTGGGATACATCGTTACAAGATATCATTATTCGTATGAAACGTATGCAAGGTTATGATGCTTTATGGTTACCAGGAATGGATCATGCTGGAATTGCAACTCAAGCAAAAGTTGATGCACGTTTAAAAGAACAAGGATTATCTCGTTACGATATTGGACGTGAAGCATTTTTAGAAAAAGCGTGGGAATGGAAAGAAGAATATGCAGGCTTTATCCGTCAGCAATGGGAAAAAATGGGGTTATCATTAGATTATTCTCGTGAACGTTTCACATTAGATGAAGGATTATCAAAAGCAGTTCGCCGTGTATTCGTTCAATTATACGAAAAAGGATTAATTTATCGCGGTGAACGCATTATTAACTGGGATCCAGCAGCTCGTACAGCTTTATCTGATATCGAGGTTATTCATAAAGAAATCGAAGGAGCTTTCTATCATTTCAAATACATGATTGAAGGAACAGATGAATTCTTAGAAGTTGCAACAACTCGTCCTGAAACAATGTTTGGAGACGTTGCCGTTGCGGTTCACCCTGAAGACGAACGTTATAAACATTTACTTGGTAAAAATGTTCTGATTCCAGGAAATGCTAAACCAATCCCAGTCATTGCTGATGAATATGTTGAAATGGATTTTGGAACAGGGGCTGTTAAAATTACGCCAGCTCATGACCCTAACGATTTTGAAGTTGGAAATCGTCATAACTTAGCTCGTCCAATCTGTATGAACTTAGATGGTTCAATGAATGAATTAGCAGGTAAATATAATGGAATGGATCGTGCAGATGCACGTAAACAATTAGTGGCTGATTTAGAAGCAGCGGGATTAGTTGTTAAAATTGAAAAACATGTTCATGCAGTTGGGCACTCTGAGCGTACAGATGCAGTCGTTGAACCTTATTTATCAACACAATGGTTCGTTAAAATGGAAGAATTAGCTGCTCGTTCAGTTACAAATCAAGGAACTGATAATAAAGTAAACTTCGTTCCAGAGCGTTTTGAAAATACATTCTTACGTTGGATGGAAAACATTCATGATTGGTGTATTTCACGCCAATTATGGTGGGGACATCAAATTCCAGCTTGGTATCATAAAGAAACTGGAGAAATGTATGTCGGAGAAGAGGCCCCAGCAGATATTGAAAACTGGAACCAAGATGAAGACGTATTAGATACATGGTTCTCGTCTGCTTTATGGCCATTTACAACTTTAGGTTGGCCAGATGTTGAATGTGAGGACTTTAAAGCTTACTTCCCAACAGATACATTAGTAACAGGATATGATATTATCTTCTTCTGGGTATCTCGTATGATTTTCCAAAGTTTAGAGTTTACAGATGAGCGTCCATTTAAAAATGTCTTAATCCATGGATTAGTACGTGATGCTGAAGGACGTAAGATGAGTAAATCATTAGGTAATGGGGTTGACCCAATGGATGTTATTGAGAAATACGGGGCAGATAGCTTACGTTACTTCTTAACAACAAATTCAGCACCAGGTCAAGATTTACGTTATATTGAAGAAAAAGTAGAGTCTACATGGAATTTCATTAATAAAATTTGGAATGCTTCTCGTTTCGTCATCATGAATTTGGAAGGGATGACAGTAGAAGATGTATGTTTACAGGCTGCTACATTAAACGTTGCAGATAAATGGATTTTAGGTCGTTTAAATGAAACAATTGAAGCAATCAACTATAATGCAGATAAATTTGAATTTGGTGAGGTAGGACGTCACTTATACAACTTTATCTGGGAAGATTTCTGTAACTGGTATATTGAAATGGCTAAGTTACCATTACAAGGTGAAGACGAAGAAGCAAAACGTTCAACTCGTATGGTTTTAACTTATGTATTAGAATCTATCGTGAAATTATTACATCCATTTATGCCATTCGTAACAGAAGAAATTTATCAAATGATTACACGTGAAAATACGGCATGTGCAGTAGCAGCATGGCCAGTTGTTAAACCAGAATTCAATGATGCGAAAACAATGGCTGATTTCACATTATTAATGGATATTATCCGTTCAGTTCGTAACATCCGTGCTGAAGTAGATGCGCCAATGAGCAAAAAAATCCGTATTTTTATCAACGCTAAATCAGAAGAGGCATTAGTCAACTTAACAGCAAACCAAGCTTACTTAGCTCGTTTCTGTAATCCAAGTGAATTAGTGATTGAAAAAGATTTAACAGTATCAGAAGAAACAATGACAGCTGTTGTAACAGGAGCTGATATCTTCTTACCAACTGAAGGATTAATTGATGTAAGTGCAGAAATTAATCGTTTAACAGCCGAACTTAAAAAATTAGAAGGTGAAGTTAAACGTGGAGAATCTAAGCTTGCAAATGAAAAATTCGTTTCAAAAGCACCTGCTCACTTAGTTGAAGAAGAACGTAATAAATTAGCTGATTACAAAGAAAAATTTGAAACGGTTAAAGAACGTTTAGCACAACTTCAAAAATAA
- a CDS encoding sporulation protein, producing MVKKNKMDPKMIRAFLLLTLIFTVLGFSFGKILDGILLPNSSEDQPTVSVETPEETKATGESDETTEEKTSIEVAVNDENAIYIMQLGVFETYDNLLTLAGDLQKLGYNYGVTRTDGKYSVFSHISGTKESLESVEQALKSQNLTYFIKRLEIESGDLRWDYFLQAVKQNPFEMTSEFIQTFTDDEMHIFGYYMTLSNASFETLANERQKMLLEIYQWLTQ from the coding sequence ATGGTTAAAAAAAATAAAATGGATCCTAAGATGATTCGAGCTTTTTTGTTGTTGACGTTGATATTTACTGTTTTAGGGTTTTCGTTTGGTAAAATATTAGATGGGATTTTATTGCCAAATTCAAGTGAGGATCAACCAACTGTCTCAGTTGAGACACCTGAAGAGACTAAAGCAACGGGCGAATCAGATGAAACAACTGAAGAAAAGACCTCGATAGAGGTGGCAGTAAATGATGAAAATGCCATTTATATTATGCAGTTAGGTGTTTTTGAAACCTATGATAATCTTCTAACGTTAGCTGGAGATTTACAAAAACTAGGGTATAACTATGGTGTTACTAGAACGGATGGAAAGTATTCTGTATTTTCCCATATCTCAGGAACGAAAGAATCATTAGAAAGTGTTGAACAAGCTTTAAAAAGCCAAAATTTAACGTATTTCATTAAACGATTAGAAATTGAAAGTGGAGATTTACGTTGGGATTATTTTTTACAAGCTGTCAAACAAAATCCATTTGAAATGACAAGTGAGTTTATACAGACGTTTACAGATGATGAGATGCACATCTTTGGTTATTATATGACCTTATCAAATGCTTCCTTTGAGACGCTTGCCAATGAGCGTCAAAAAATGTTACTTGAAATCTATCAATGGTTAACTCAATAA
- a CDS encoding M23 family metallopeptidase, which yields MADPRKRKSTYRSNYQGYRPTHSNYYAKYRNKKQQDETSQMVGRFSMQATVCLCILMGVLILQKLPQTPAYQSVKTILLSEMPFLKYKNQYEKFLTNMFPFEFNLPTQENDTTTVSGIIGTTESDVGVESEGTEQMIDVAEYLTKINENMVLRDFHHGVIVKTEIGESIPNLVPGIVIHVGIDPDISNYMSIELDNDMILTVGFLEKRSVSLYEHVKQGESLGVGSVIGEPGTELGDYAYFYLQLEKDGEYLDVSDFLNSLMN from the coding sequence GTGGCTGATCCTAGAAAGAGAAAAAGCACATACCGGTCTAATTATCAAGGATATCGACCAACACATTCAAATTATTATGCAAAGTATCGAAATAAAAAACAGCAAGATGAGACTAGCCAGATGGTGGGGCGTTTTAGCATGCAGGCAACAGTTTGCTTATGTATTTTGATGGGGGTTTTAATTCTTCAAAAGTTACCACAAACTCCGGCTTATCAAAGTGTAAAGACGATTTTACTGAGTGAGATGCCTTTTTTGAAGTATAAAAATCAATACGAGAAGTTTTTAACTAATATGTTTCCATTTGAATTTAATTTACCAACTCAAGAGAATGACACCACAACAGTTAGTGGAATTATTGGAACAACGGAGAGTGACGTGGGAGTTGAATCTGAAGGGACAGAACAAATGATTGATGTGGCGGAGTACTTAACTAAGATTAATGAAAACATGGTGTTACGTGATTTCCATCACGGTGTCATTGTCAAAACTGAAATCGGAGAAAGTATTCCAAATTTAGTGCCTGGAATTGTGATTCATGTCGGGATTGATCCAGATATCAGTAATTATATGAGTATTGAATTAGATAATGATATGATTTTAACCGTTGGTTTTTTAGAAAAACGAAGTGTGAGTTTGTATGAACATGTTAAACAAGGAGAGTCATTAGGTGTTGGTTCAGTGATTGGAGAACCTGGAACAGAGTTAGGGGATTATGCTTATTTCTATTTGCAATTAGAAAAAGATGGGGAGTACTTAGATGTTAGTGATTTTTTAAATAGCCTAATGAACTAG
- the rpmI gene encoding 50S ribosomal protein L35, whose amino-acid sequence MPKMKSHRGAAKRFKRTGSGKLKRSHAYTSHLAHNKTTKQKKHLAKAAVVSNSDYKRIKDMLYSL is encoded by the coding sequence ATGCCAAAAATGAAATCTCATCGTGGAGCTGCTAAACGCTTTAAACGTACAGGATCAGGAAAATTAAAACGTTCTCACGCTTATACAAGCCACTTAGCTCACAATAAAACAACTAAACAAAAGAAACACTTAGCTAAAGCTGCTGTTGTTTCAAATAGCGATTACAAACGTATCAAAGATATGTTATATAGCTTATAA
- the radC gene encoding RadC family protein, whose translation MIRDLPFDERPRERLLTEGAEFLSNAELLAILLRTGTKNQSALQMAQLILKQTQGLKFLNEMTIEELMNVKGVGKSKAIQLLASIELGKRISKAKYQKVDAILSPSDCVDYLAVEMKHLTQEHFVVLFLDTKNYIISKKTIFIGSLNKAIVHPREVFKEAIKRSAASVICAHNHPSGDPTPSEQDIGLTHRLYEAGELIGIKVLDHLIIGDDQFVSLKEKGYL comes from the coding sequence ATGATTCGTGATTTACCGTTTGATGAGCGGCCACGAGAACGTTTATTAACTGAGGGGGCAGAGTTTTTATCAAATGCTGAACTTTTAGCCATTTTATTAAGAACGGGGACAAAGAATCAATCAGCTCTTCAAATGGCACAGCTTATTTTAAAGCAAACACAAGGATTGAAGTTTTTAAATGAGATGACCATTGAAGAGCTTATGAATGTAAAGGGAGTAGGCAAAAGCAAAGCGATTCAATTGCTTGCAAGTATTGAACTTGGGAAACGTATTTCTAAAGCGAAATATCAAAAAGTTGATGCTATTTTATCACCTAGTGATTGTGTCGATTATTTAGCAGTTGAAATGAAACATTTGACACAAGAACATTTTGTTGTTTTATTCTTAGATACTAAAAATTATATCATCTCGAAAAAAACAATTTTTATTGGATCATTAAATAAAGCGATTGTTCATCCAAGAGAAGTCTTTAAAGAAGCCATTAAACGTTCTGCGGCTTCGGTGATTTGTGCACATAATCATCCGAGTGGCGATCCTACACCGTCTGAACAAGATATTGGCTTGACTCATCGTTTGTATGAGGCAGGCGAATTAATTGGTATTAAAGTGCTGGATCATTTAATTATCGGTGATGATCAATTTGTAAGTCTTAAAGAAAAAGGTTATTTATAA
- a CDS encoding DUF1622 domain-containing protein → MVESIIDTILPIIISILEMMGILIITIGSFRAFYHYVRALLTKDAYPVKHQFANSMATGLEFKLAAEILKTVLIQSLNELIILGSIFLLRVLMTIVIQWEMKEDAKTNVKTE, encoded by the coding sequence ATGGTTGAATCAATAATTGATACTATATTACCTATCATTATTAGTATTTTAGAAATGATGGGAATCTTAATTATAACCATTGGATCATTTAGGGCTTTTTATCATTATGTTAGAGCACTTCTCACAAAAGATGCCTACCCTGTTAAACATCAATTTGCTAATTCCATGGCAACAGGGCTAGAATTTAAATTAGCAGCTGAAATATTAAAAACTGTTCTCATCCAAAGTTTAAATGAACTTATTATCCTCGGTTCCATCTTTTTATTGAGAGTTTTAATGACGATTGTCATCCAATGGGAAATGAAAGAAGATGCTAAAACCAACGTTAAAACAGAATAA
- a CDS encoding PASTA domain-containing protein: MNESKKRKKYRLNAKFYCWIFLFGIIGTLIFNVKYSIQSNTLPNFHGWSAEEVMAYDKEHENITVIYELVYSYDILQNRVMEQSIKPRTVIGKDPLVLTVTVSKGAPVMDDFTGKSVSKLMEFANEHDLIVVSTEGSDEVEKRSGNQDISQSVLMGGTLKKGEKIQVTLN, from the coding sequence ATGAATGAGTCAAAGAAAAGAAAAAAATATCGTTTAAATGCTAAGTTTTATTGTTGGATTTTTCTTTTTGGGATTATTGGCACATTAATTTTTAATGTTAAATATTCAATTCAATCAAATACACTTCCTAATTTTCATGGGTGGTCAGCCGAAGAAGTGATGGCATATGACAAAGAACACGAAAATATAACAGTGATTTATGAATTAGTTTATTCCTATGATATTTTACAAAATAGGGTCATGGAACAATCCATTAAACCAAGAACTGTCATTGGAAAAGATCCATTGGTCTTAACAGTAACCGTTTCTAAAGGGGCCCCTGTAATGGATGATTTTACGGGGAAAAGCGTGTCAAAGTTAATGGAGTTTGCAAATGAACATGATTTAATTGTAGTGTCGACTGAAGGATCAGATGAAGTGGAAAAAAGAAGTGGTAATCAGGATATTTCTCAGTCTGTTTTAATGGGAGGGACACTTAAGAAAGGTGAAAAAATCCAAGTGACGCTAAATTAA
- a CDS encoding bifunctional folylpolyglutamate synthase/dihydrofolate synthase, with translation MFRNGNDVIEWVNQQLRFGIKPGLERMEAALARLGNPHLKIRTIHIAGTNGKGSTVTYLRSVLQDAGYLVGTFTSPYIESFNERITLNGVPISDDDLAWCANVVKPIVEEINKTDIGPFTEFELITLISFVYFKNQPVDVVIYEVGLGGRLDATNMIQPLACGITNIGHDHEAILGDTLQKIAVEKLGIVKHGVPLFTTEDDDDVLEIFKVTCEGKNCPYLNALSTYAPTNIKNRHEGIQFDWVDLPNVKLNMKGLYQVKNATLAYSILKYLKEKRIFSISEVNIYRGMKEAFWKGRFELIHDEPAIILDGAHNPEGMKNLCETVQELYPTKRHVFMVSVLKDKEYSEMFKYLKVVADEVHFTTFDYPRAQSGKNQFESYSGLNADYDEDYEQLLEKLLDHLTDEKCLIITGSLYFISEVRKYLMK, from the coding sequence ATGTTTAGAAATGGAAATGATGTCATTGAATGGGTAAATCAACAATTACGATTTGGAATAAAACCAGGACTTGAACGAATGGAAGCTGCTTTAGCACGTCTTGGGAATCCCCATTTAAAAATAAGAACTATTCATATTGCAGGAACGAATGGAAAAGGATCAACAGTTACGTATCTTCGTTCGGTATTACAGGATGCAGGGTATCTTGTAGGAACCTTTACGTCTCCCTATATTGAATCATTTAATGAACGTATTACATTAAATGGTGTTCCGATTAGTGATGATGATTTAGCGTGGTGTGCGAATGTCGTGAAACCGATCGTTGAAGAAATTAATAAAACTGATATTGGACCTTTTACAGAATTTGAATTAATCACACTTATTTCATTTGTTTATTTTAAAAATCAGCCTGTTGATGTCGTGATTTATGAAGTGGGATTAGGAGGTCGTTTGGATGCAACAAATATGATCCAACCACTGGCATGTGGGATTACGAATATCGGCCATGATCATGAAGCGATTTTAGGTGATACTTTACAAAAAATTGCAGTTGAAAAACTGGGGATTGTAAAACATGGTGTTCCTTTGTTTACAACAGAGGATGATGACGATGTGTTAGAAATTTTTAAAGTTACCTGTGAAGGGAAAAATTGCCCATATTTAAATGCCTTAAGTACTTATGCTCCAACAAATATTAAGAATCGACATGAAGGGATTCAATTTGATTGGGTTGATTTACCGAATGTTAAGTTAAATATGAAAGGACTTTATCAGGTTAAAAATGCGACTTTAGCCTATTCTATCTTAAAGTATTTAAAAGAAAAAAGGATTTTTAGCATTTCTGAAGTAAATATATATAGGGGAATGAAAGAAGCTTTTTGGAAAGGTCGCTTTGAATTGATTCATGATGAGCCAGCCATTATTTTAGATGGTGCTCATAATCCTGAGGGAATGAAGAACCTATGTGAAACAGTACAAGAGCTTTATCCAACCAAACGCCATGTATTTATGGTGAGTGTTTTAAAGGATAAAGAGTATAGCGAGATGTTTAAGTATTTAAAAGTAGTAGCGGATGAGGTTCATTTTACAACCTTTGATTATCCACGGGCACAATCGGGAAAAAATCAGTTTGAGAGTTATAGCGGTCTGAATGCAGATTATGACGAAGATTATGAACAATTACTTGAGAAGTTATTAGATCACTTAACGGATGAGAAGTGCCTAATTATTACGGGATCTTTATATTTCATTTCAGAAGTTCGAAAATATTTAATGAAATGA